The genome window TCCAGACAACCTGAGTTTTAAATAATTAACAGCACTCAATGAAGACATAAAATCCTCTGCACTGACTACCCAGCCTAAGCCCAAAGACGGAGAAAAAGCAGTCCGTTTTTTGGGTGGTAATTTATCTGAATTTACATAAGCACTGCTAAAATCAATCATATACTTGTCATTATATGCATAAGCCAGACGCAACCCCAGATTAGCCTTCTTTTCACATTGGAAATAGACCTCTTTTTTATTTCTACTTGCTAAACCAAGCAGGGAACCATATACATGGTGTACTCCATTAAAAATCCGGTTATATTCCAGCATGCCATAGAACCCAAAAGTTCTGGAAAAGTCAGCATTCGCAAGATATTGAGTTCCAGTACGGGTATCAGTACCGTATTTTGTTAAACTTACGATGGAATCCATAGTTGCATCCCAGGTTGGCTGATAGACAGAATAACCATATGAAATATTCTGATCATAACTTGTGTAAAAATCAAAACTAAAATTGGTATGGAAGGCCAAACCTGTAACAAATTTGTTTAAATCAAAGTCTATTCTATTCGTAAAAGAATAAGTTCGCTGATCATTCTCGGCTTTTCCACCGGAAAATCCGTTTGCAACAGGGTTCGTTAAATAGCTTGAAGTACCACCCAGCAAATACATGCCATCGACATCATTTTTGCGGGATGCCAACAATTTGTTTCCATGTTCTATCAGGTCGAAAGGAATTAATGGAGAAAAGAGATTAGGCTTTAAAGTTGAAGCACTACTCCAGTAATTACCAACCGGACCCTTGGTATTATCAAAAACAGCAACAGCATCAATTGAAGTCTTAATAAAGTCATTAATTTTTAAATCGACATTACCTCTGATGTTGAATACATCTTCGCCGGCATTTTTACCTTCACCAAAATTTAACAGGCTTCCTTGTTTATCCCAGCCCAGATTTGTATAATAGGTGGCTACATCATTACCTCCGGACAATTCCGTATAAGCTTTAAAAAAAGGCTTATAGGATTTAAGATAATCGCTAGAATAATAATCGACATTAGGATAACGATATTTATTTCCATTACTGTAATTGGAAATAGAAGTTAAATCATATAGAGCTGTAAGTCCATCATTTAACCTGGCTTCATTATACAATGTCATATAATCGGCAGATGACAAATATTTCGGTAATTCTTTAGGTACAGAAATGCCATAATAACCGGAAACATTCACCTGCCTGTGGTGTGCCTGTCCCCTTTTTGTGGTGACAATTACCACTCCATCTGCAGCTGAAGTCCCATAAAGCATAGAAGAATTGACATCTTTTAAAACAGTAATCTGATCAACTTCCGAGAGATTAATAGTAGAAATGTCACGTGGCAATCCATCAACAATATATAATGGGCCACCAATACCCCGTATATTTGAAGAGCCCAGCAATCCGGGAATACGGCCAGTCAATGCCTCAGGAATTCCTTGTATATTATCGTATTTAACAATTTCATCAGGATTAATGGTACTAACTGCACCAACAACATTGCCTTTCTTTATCTTACCAAAGGCAATATTAACATTGTCTTTTTCACCATAGTTGAATTTAGTAGCTTTTAACCGGATTTCTTTGATATTTTTATATTCCCCGTCCGTAAAAAGCCTTGATTCAAATCCGTCAGATTCAACTAACAAATCTGCTCCCTCTGGAATTGAAATAGTGAACATTCCAGAAGCATCAGTTTTGGTAACCACAGTACCTTCTTTACCAAAAATTTTTGCTCCCTGAATAGGATCACCTTTTTCATCTTTCACTATAATAGTTATGGAATTGTTTTTCTGTGTTTGTTGAGCAAAAACTGTTTTTGAGGCAAACAAAATGGCCAAACTCAGAAAAATCAATATTTTTAAATAACTTTTCTTCATTTCTTAATATTTTAAATGATTACTCGATGATTTACCAACCCGGATTCTGAGGAAAGCCCTCATATAGTTTGTTGTCTTTTACCTGGAAGGGTAACCAATTATGTTTTTTCTGGAAAACTCTTGTAACAACAACACGCTCTATCATATTTATAGGTTTTCCATCAGAACCACGATCAAAATCCAAGGCAGTTTTTTGCAAATATTTAGTTTGGCCGGATATATTCCATCTGCGCAAATCGAAAAAACGTTGTCCTTCAAACGCAAGTTCTACAGCCCTTTCACGAATAATATCATTCATGAATGAGTCTTTAGTTGCAGTATATGTACTGGTAAGGTTAGGTAATTGTGCACGATTTCTAATCATATTTACAGCTTGCTCAGCCGTAAGGCCACTTCCGGGAACACTGCTCTGGGCAGATCCGTATCCCTGAAGAACAGCCTCAGCGTACATCAAATACACATCGGCAAGTCGCAAAATAGGCTGGTAAGCCTGAAAATTACCCCATTTATTATCCCAGGGATTACATCCCAAAGGAGTGAATTTTCTATAATAATATCCGGTCACACTACCCTGGGTACCCCCTTTGTGGCGGCCGCCATTGTATAATTGGGCATATTGGTCAGCACCCGCAGACTTACTTGTAACCATTTGCTCTCCATCAACAACAATATCCTTATAAAAACGGGGGTCTCTTCCTACCCATGGATTCTTCGGATCAAATTGTGAATTAGGATCATCAATAGGCAGTCCATTGGCCATCCCATAATTTTTTACATAATTTTGAGTGGGAACTTCAACACAATTGTTACCAGCCCCAAATTGAACAGGACTACTGGTTCTACAGGTACACCAACGCACATATCCGGGTATATATATGGTAGGCTCCATGATTACTTCAGTGCCTCCCGGTCTCACATTATTACCCGGCGACCATACCCAAAAATTATCTGTCCAGCTATCCCAGGATTGAAGTTTATAAACCCCTGTTTCATTACATATTTTAATAACCTCAGCAAAAACTGCTGCGGCCTGCTTACAAAGATCGGCATCATAAGTATTACTTCCCGTTGATTCCTCATTCATCATAGGACTGGCTGCATATAACAAATTTTTACCAAGAAAAGCCAGTGCATGAATCTTCGTAACTTTTTGTTTGTTATTTCCTAAAGTTGCCTGGCCAACTATAGTGCTGTCCCAGGAAAGTGGTAATAAGTCAGCAGCAGCTTGTAAATCTTTTGCAACTTTTAAGGCTGTCTGCTTGTAATTGAGCCGTGGAACAGTTATCTTTTCTGTTGATGACAAAACAGTATCAACATAAGGTAATCCCCCCCAGTAACGCATCAGCTCAAAATGGAACCAGCCCCTGAAAAATAAGCATTGACCTTTAATAAGATCTTTTTCTTCCTGAGTGGCATCTGTTAATAAATCTAATTTACTTAAACCCAGATTTGCTTTCCGGATGGCATACCACGCTAAAGGCCAGGTTCTTTTAGACATTGGATCTAAATTGGTATTAACGGATCCTGTCAAAAACTTAGACTGATCCCAGTAATTTCCATCGTCCCAAAGTAAAGGTTTATTAGACAGGACTTCATCGGCACAATTGAAATTATAATAGTAATTTCCGCCCAAAGTTTTATTTTCGTCAGGGATACAATTATACATCTCTTCAACAAAGCCTTGAAAACTCTGGTAATTACCATAAACATCCTTTTCTGTGATAGAAGATTCAGGAGACTTGTCAAGGTATTTTTCGCAAGATTCCAACGAAAGTCCCAGGATCATGACAGCTAAAATAAAGCTTAGTTTATATCTATTTATTCTGTTTTTCATAATTCCCAGTTTTTAAAAAGTTAAGTCAATACCGAGGTTAAAACGTTTACAAGTAGGATAAGCCCCCGAGGAGGTATCTCCGCCTTGCGTTGCTGCTTCCCTGTCATCAGGAAGTTTTGTCCATAAAAAGAGATTTTCCCCGTTCAAATAAAGTTTAAGGGAGGACATCCCCGCACGTTTAACCCACTTGTTTTCAAAAGAATAGGCAACCTCTGCTGTTTTAAGTCTGACGTATGATCCATCATACAGATAATGATTCCCTAAATTTTGCCCCACCGTTTTCCACCTGGGAAGAGGAGAACTTGCACTCTGGTTGACCTTTGTCCAATAATCGGATACACATGAAAAAAGCACATCTTGATAATTAGCAAAGTTTAAAGGAGTCATCCATCGAGACACATTGTTA of Bacteroidota bacterium contains these proteins:
- a CDS encoding SusC/RagA family TonB-linked outer membrane protein, whose protein sequence is MKKSYLKILIFLSLAILFASKTVFAQQTQKNNSITIIVKDEKGDPIQGAKIFGKEGTVVTKTDASGMFTISIPEGADLLVESDGFESRLFTDGEYKNIKEIRLKATKFNYGEKDNVNIAFGKIKKGNVVGAVSTINPDEIVKYDNIQGIPEALTGRIPGLLGSSNIRGIGGPLYIVDGLPRDISTINLSEVDQITVLKDVNSSMLYGTSAADGVVIVTTKRGQAHHRQVNVSGYYGISVPKELPKYLSSADYMTLYNEARLNDGLTALYDLTSISNYSNGNKYRYPNVDYYSSDYLKSYKPFFKAYTELSGGNDVATYYTNLGWDKQGSLLNFGEGKNAGEDVFNIRGNVDLKINDFIKTSIDAVAVFDNTKGPVGNYWSSASTLKPNLFSPLIPFDLIEHGNKLLASRKNDVDGMYLLGGTSSYLTNPVANGFSGGKAENDQRTYSFTNRIDFDLNKFVTGLAFHTNFSFDFYTSYDQNISYGYSVYQPTWDATMDSIVSLTKYGTDTRTGTQYLANADFSRTFGFYGMLEYNRIFNGVHHVYGSLLGLASRNKKEVYFQCEKKANLGLRLAYAYNDKYMIDFSSAYVNSDKLPPKKRTAFSPSLGLGWVVSAEDFMSSLSAVNYLKLRLSGGIQNTTNSLGDFYYYDDIFRNSGSYSWVDGTYSQGETFANHSANRNLGYPQKKELDFGFDGTFFNHCLDVTADIFTSVISGQVTRPSTLYSSFFSDYIPYENFNENAYRGAEFGITLNQNLGLVNLVLGANALYATSEVKKVDEIYNNSYQYHKGHVVDADYGLVAEGLFQDNADIANHAVQAFGKVQPGDIKYVDQNHDGIIDSNDQIAIGRWQAPFSYGLNLKLNYKHFTLFAEGNGRVGADSYRSSNYYWIDGDDKYSETVLNRWTPDTKATATFPRLSALSNSNNFRASTYWLYRDNYFTVSRIQLTYDVQNEVAKILHMKNLSFYMAGSDLWTISKYRKIKDLSVGSEPYYRSFSIGIKTMF
- a CDS encoding RagB/SusD family nutrient uptake outer membrane protein gives rise to the protein MKNRINRYKLSFILAVMILGLSLESCEKYLDKSPESSITEKDVYGNYQSFQGFVEEMYNCIPDENKTLGGNYYYNFNCADEVLSNKPLLWDDGNYWDQSKFLTGSVNTNLDPMSKRTWPLAWYAIRKANLGLSKLDLLTDATQEEKDLIKGQCLFFRGWFHFELMRYWGGLPYVDTVLSSTEKITVPRLNYKQTALKVAKDLQAAADLLPLSWDSTIVGQATLGNNKQKVTKIHALAFLGKNLLYAASPMMNEESTGSNTYDADLCKQAAAVFAEVIKICNETGVYKLQSWDSWTDNFWVWSPGNNVRPGGTEVIMEPTIYIPGYVRWCTCRTSSPVQFGAGNNCVEVPTQNYVKNYGMANGLPIDDPNSQFDPKNPWVGRDPRFYKDIVVDGEQMVTSKSAGADQYAQLYNGGRHKGGTQGSVTGYYYRKFTPLGCNPWDNKWGNFQAYQPILRLADVYLMYAEAVLQGYGSAQSSVPGSGLTAEQAVNMIRNRAQLPNLTSTYTATKDSFMNDIIRERAVELAFEGQRFFDLRRWNISGQTKYLQKTALDFDRGSDGKPINMIERVVVTRVFQKKHNWLPFQVKDNKLYEGFPQNPGW
- a CDS encoding SusC/RagA family TonB-linked outer membrane protein — encoded protein: TETNDLKKLPGEYNLLDYNGDGQITSLDNVPYGYSGIPQNTYSYTLGMDYKGFSIMAQFYAVNNVSRWMTPLNFANYQDVLFSCVSDYWTKVNQSASSPLPRWKTVGQNLGNHYLYDGSYVRLKTAEVAYSFENKWVKRAGMSSLKLYLNGENLFLWTKLPDDREAATQGGDTSSGAYPTCKRFNLGIDLTF